The Syngnathus scovelli strain Florida chromosome 13, RoL_Ssco_1.2, whole genome shotgun sequence genome has a window encoding:
- the ccni gene encoding cyclin-I isoform X3 — protein MKFSEPWEIHRLSFLLEKAMSREAKMWRVYVLKKPSSQDTDISPTQRDKAVCWLTELHGRLQLYPETLVLAVSILDRFLASIKARPKYLRCIAIASFFLAVKTCEEDECVPSLKDLVVSSNCGCSPSEILRMEKIILDKLNWDLHNATPLDFLHILRGSMLALALITLELETCCHHWLAVTIELLRKAQIDTSELIRSRELVASRHSRPRASLPPNTVYIYQPLQSHTNLQLAAQDILGSFTSSIEPSMAAARVNERCGTVLSTANRSSHVTLLSPRKQLGQLNCLHKVTVRCKASTKRKVEEMEVDDFYDGIKRLYNEDGTTTAIQEGTATRALTPASAEGGLGALMSHQEDSSSLCPPLQPVRGS, from the exons ATGAAGTTCTCCGAACCCTGGGAAATCCACAGGCTGTCTTTTCTTCTAGAAAAGGCTATGTCTAGGGAAGCCAAGATGTGGAGGGTCTACGTGCTGAAGAAGCCCTCCTCACAG GATACAGATATCTCCCCGACTCAGCGGGACAAGGCCGTGTGCTGGCTGACGGAGCTCCATGGCAGACTGCAGCTGTACCCAGAAACTCTGGTGTTAGCAGTTAGCATTCTGGATCGCTTTCTCGCTTCCATCAAA GCTCGGCCAAAGTACCTGCGCTGCATCGCAATTGCCTCTTTCTTCCTGGCTGTcaagacctgtgaggaggatgaG TGTGTGCCCTCTCTAAAGGATTTGGTTGTGTCCAGCAACTGTGGTTGTTCTCCATCTGAAATTTTGAGAATGGAAAAAATCATCCTCGATAAACTCAACTGGGATCTCCACAACGCAACACCATTGGACTTTCTGCATATT CTGAGAGGATCCATGCTGGCCTTGGCCCTCATCACTCTGGAGCTGGAGACCTGTTGTCACCACTGGCTGGCTGTCACCATCGAGCTGCTCAGGAAGGCACAG ATTGACACCTCGGAGTTGATTCGGAGTCGAGAGCTGGTTGCGAGTCGTCATTCCAGACCCAGAGCTTCCTTACCTCCAAACACTGTCTACATCTACCAACCTCTTCAAAGCCATACCAATTTGCAACTTGCAGCACAGGACATTCTGG GGAGCTTCACTTCCTCCATTGAGCCTTCCATGGCAGCAGCTCGAGTGAATGAGCGATGCGGCACCGTCCTGTCCACCGCCAACCGCAGCAGCCACGTGACGCTCCTCTCTCCTCGCAAACAGTTGGGTCAGCTCAACTGCCTGCACAAAGTCACTGTGCGCTGCAAGGCCTCGACAAAGCGCAAG GTGGAGGAGATGGAAGTGGATGACTTCTACGACGGTATCAAGCGCCTGTACAACGAAGACGGCACGACCACCGCCATTCAAGAGGGGACAGCAACGAGAGCCTTAACACCAGCAAGTGCAGAGGGAGGCCTTGGAGCCTTGATGTCGCATCAGGAAGACAGCTCTTCCCTCTGCCCTCCACTACAACCAGTCCGTGGCTCATAG
- the ccni gene encoding cyclin-I isoform X4, whose amino-acid sequence MKFSEPWEIHRLSFLLEKAMSREAKMWRVYVLKKPSSQDTDISPTQRDKAVCWLTELHGRLQLYPETLVLAVSILDRFLASIKARPKYLRCIAIASFFLAVKTCEEDECVPSLKDLVVSSNCGCSPSEILRMEKIILDKLNWDLHNATPLDFLHIIDTSELIRSRELVASRHSRPRASLPPNTVYIYQPLQSHTNLQLAAQDILGSFTSSIEPSMAAARVNERCGTVLSTANRSSHVTLLSPRKQLGQLNCLHKVTVRCKASTKRKVEEMEVDDFYDGIKRLYNEDGTTTAIQEGTATRALTPASAEGGLGALMSHQEDSSSLCPPLQPVRGS is encoded by the exons ATGAAGTTCTCCGAACCCTGGGAAATCCACAGGCTGTCTTTTCTTCTAGAAAAGGCTATGTCTAGGGAAGCCAAGATGTGGAGGGTCTACGTGCTGAAGAAGCCCTCCTCACAG GATACAGATATCTCCCCGACTCAGCGGGACAAGGCCGTGTGCTGGCTGACGGAGCTCCATGGCAGACTGCAGCTGTACCCAGAAACTCTGGTGTTAGCAGTTAGCATTCTGGATCGCTTTCTCGCTTCCATCAAA GCTCGGCCAAAGTACCTGCGCTGCATCGCAATTGCCTCTTTCTTCCTGGCTGTcaagacctgtgaggaggatgaG TGTGTGCCCTCTCTAAAGGATTTGGTTGTGTCCAGCAACTGTGGTTGTTCTCCATCTGAAATTTTGAGAATGGAAAAAATCATCCTCGATAAACTCAACTGGGATCTCCACAACGCAACACCATTGGACTTTCTGCATATT ATTGACACCTCGGAGTTGATTCGGAGTCGAGAGCTGGTTGCGAGTCGTCATTCCAGACCCAGAGCTTCCTTACCTCCAAACACTGTCTACATCTACCAACCTCTTCAAAGCCATACCAATTTGCAACTTGCAGCACAGGACATTCTGG GGAGCTTCACTTCCTCCATTGAGCCTTCCATGGCAGCAGCTCGAGTGAATGAGCGATGCGGCACCGTCCTGTCCACCGCCAACCGCAGCAGCCACGTGACGCTCCTCTCTCCTCGCAAACAGTTGGGTCAGCTCAACTGCCTGCACAAAGTCACTGTGCGCTGCAAGGCCTCGACAAAGCGCAAG GTGGAGGAGATGGAAGTGGATGACTTCTACGACGGTATCAAGCGCCTGTACAACGAAGACGGCACGACCACCGCCATTCAAGAGGGGACAGCAACGAGAGCCTTAACACCAGCAAGTGCAGAGGGAGGCCTTGGAGCCTTGATGTCGCATCAGGAAGACAGCTCTTCCCTCTGCCCTCCACTACAACCAGTCCGTGGCTCATAG
- the ccni gene encoding cyclin-I isoform X1, whose translation MKFSEPWEIHRLSFLLEKAMSREAKMWRVYVLKKPSSQDTDISPTQRDKAVCWLTELHGRLQLYPETLVLAVSILDRFLASIKARPKYLRCIAIASFFLAVKTCEEDECVPSLKDLVVSSNCGCSPSEILRMEKIILDKLNWDLHNATPLDFLHIVRIFHAMMLSCSGFLDSLPRLNRSQHLALLTQRLYRCLADHSLIQLRGSMLALALITLELETCCHHWLAVTIELLRKAQIDTSELIRSRELVASRHSRPRASLPPNTVYIYQPLQSHTNLQLAAQDILGSFTSSIEPSMAAARVNERCGTVLSTANRSSHVTLLSPRKQLGQLNCLHKVTVRCKASTKRKVEEMEVDDFYDGIKRLYNEDGTTTAIQEGTATRALTPASAEGGLGALMSHQEDSSSLCPPLQPVRGS comes from the exons ATGAAGTTCTCCGAACCCTGGGAAATCCACAGGCTGTCTTTTCTTCTAGAAAAGGCTATGTCTAGGGAAGCCAAGATGTGGAGGGTCTACGTGCTGAAGAAGCCCTCCTCACAG GATACAGATATCTCCCCGACTCAGCGGGACAAGGCCGTGTGCTGGCTGACGGAGCTCCATGGCAGACTGCAGCTGTACCCAGAAACTCTGGTGTTAGCAGTTAGCATTCTGGATCGCTTTCTCGCTTCCATCAAA GCTCGGCCAAAGTACCTGCGCTGCATCGCAATTGCCTCTTTCTTCCTGGCTGTcaagacctgtgaggaggatgaG TGTGTGCCCTCTCTAAAGGATTTGGTTGTGTCCAGCAACTGTGGTTGTTCTCCATCTGAAATTTTGAGAATGGAAAAAATCATCCTCGATAAACTCAACTGGGATCTCCACAACGCAACACCATTGGACTTTCTGCATATTGTACGTATT TTCCATGCAATGATGTTGTCGTGTTCTGGGTTTTTGGACTCTTTGCCGAGACTGAACCGCTCTCAGCATCTTGCCCTGCTCACACAACGACTTTACCGCTGTTTGGCtgatcactcactcattcag CTGAGAGGATCCATGCTGGCCTTGGCCCTCATCACTCTGGAGCTGGAGACCTGTTGTCACCACTGGCTGGCTGTCACCATCGAGCTGCTCAGGAAGGCACAG ATTGACACCTCGGAGTTGATTCGGAGTCGAGAGCTGGTTGCGAGTCGTCATTCCAGACCCAGAGCTTCCTTACCTCCAAACACTGTCTACATCTACCAACCTCTTCAAAGCCATACCAATTTGCAACTTGCAGCACAGGACATTCTGG GGAGCTTCACTTCCTCCATTGAGCCTTCCATGGCAGCAGCTCGAGTGAATGAGCGATGCGGCACCGTCCTGTCCACCGCCAACCGCAGCAGCCACGTGACGCTCCTCTCTCCTCGCAAACAGTTGGGTCAGCTCAACTGCCTGCACAAAGTCACTGTGCGCTGCAAGGCCTCGACAAAGCGCAAG GTGGAGGAGATGGAAGTGGATGACTTCTACGACGGTATCAAGCGCCTGTACAACGAAGACGGCACGACCACCGCCATTCAAGAGGGGACAGCAACGAGAGCCTTAACACCAGCAAGTGCAGAGGGAGGCCTTGGAGCCTTGATGTCGCATCAGGAAGACAGCTCTTCCCTCTGCCCTCCACTACAACCAGTCCGTGGCTCATAG
- the ccni gene encoding cyclin-I isoform X2, whose amino-acid sequence MKFSEPWEIHRLSFLLEKAMSREAKMWRVYVLKKPSSQDTDISPTQRDKAVCWLTELHGRLQLYPETLVLAVSILDRFLASIKARPKYLRCIAIASFFLAVKTCEEDECVPSLKDLVVSSNCGCSPSEILRMEKIILDKLNWDLHNATPLDFLHIFHAMMLSCSGFLDSLPRLNRSQHLALLTQRLYRCLADHSLIQLRGSMLALALITLELETCCHHWLAVTIELLRKAQIDTSELIRSRELVASRHSRPRASLPPNTVYIYQPLQSHTNLQLAAQDILGSFTSSIEPSMAAARVNERCGTVLSTANRSSHVTLLSPRKQLGQLNCLHKVTVRCKASTKRKVEEMEVDDFYDGIKRLYNEDGTTTAIQEGTATRALTPASAEGGLGALMSHQEDSSSLCPPLQPVRGS is encoded by the exons ATGAAGTTCTCCGAACCCTGGGAAATCCACAGGCTGTCTTTTCTTCTAGAAAAGGCTATGTCTAGGGAAGCCAAGATGTGGAGGGTCTACGTGCTGAAGAAGCCCTCCTCACAG GATACAGATATCTCCCCGACTCAGCGGGACAAGGCCGTGTGCTGGCTGACGGAGCTCCATGGCAGACTGCAGCTGTACCCAGAAACTCTGGTGTTAGCAGTTAGCATTCTGGATCGCTTTCTCGCTTCCATCAAA GCTCGGCCAAAGTACCTGCGCTGCATCGCAATTGCCTCTTTCTTCCTGGCTGTcaagacctgtgaggaggatgaG TGTGTGCCCTCTCTAAAGGATTTGGTTGTGTCCAGCAACTGTGGTTGTTCTCCATCTGAAATTTTGAGAATGGAAAAAATCATCCTCGATAAACTCAACTGGGATCTCCACAACGCAACACCATTGGACTTTCTGCATATT TTCCATGCAATGATGTTGTCGTGTTCTGGGTTTTTGGACTCTTTGCCGAGACTGAACCGCTCTCAGCATCTTGCCCTGCTCACACAACGACTTTACCGCTGTTTGGCtgatcactcactcattcag CTGAGAGGATCCATGCTGGCCTTGGCCCTCATCACTCTGGAGCTGGAGACCTGTTGTCACCACTGGCTGGCTGTCACCATCGAGCTGCTCAGGAAGGCACAG ATTGACACCTCGGAGTTGATTCGGAGTCGAGAGCTGGTTGCGAGTCGTCATTCCAGACCCAGAGCTTCCTTACCTCCAAACACTGTCTACATCTACCAACCTCTTCAAAGCCATACCAATTTGCAACTTGCAGCACAGGACATTCTGG GGAGCTTCACTTCCTCCATTGAGCCTTCCATGGCAGCAGCTCGAGTGAATGAGCGATGCGGCACCGTCCTGTCCACCGCCAACCGCAGCAGCCACGTGACGCTCCTCTCTCCTCGCAAACAGTTGGGTCAGCTCAACTGCCTGCACAAAGTCACTGTGCGCTGCAAGGCCTCGACAAAGCGCAAG GTGGAGGAGATGGAAGTGGATGACTTCTACGACGGTATCAAGCGCCTGTACAACGAAGACGGCACGACCACCGCCATTCAAGAGGGGACAGCAACGAGAGCCTTAACACCAGCAAGTGCAGAGGGAGGCCTTGGAGCCTTGATGTCGCATCAGGAAGACAGCTCTTCCCTCTGCCCTCCACTACAACCAGTCCGTGGCTCATAG